One Neovison vison isolate M4711 chromosome 2, ASM_NN_V1, whole genome shotgun sequence genomic window carries:
- the IPO13 gene encoding importin-13 isoform X3, which produces MERREEQPGATGAGAAPALDFTVENVEKALHQLYYDPNIENKNLAQKWLMQAQVSPQAWHFSWQLLQPDKVPEIQYFGASALHIKISRYWSDIPTDQYESLKAQLFTQITHFASGSKIVLTRLCVALASLALSMMPDAWPCAVADMVRLFQAEDSPVDGQGRCLALLELLTVLPEEFQTSRLPQYRKGLVRASLAVECGAVFPLLEQLLQQPSSPSCVRQKVLKCFSSWVQLEVPLQDCEALIQAAFAALQDSELFDSSVEAIVNAISQPDAQRYVNTLLKLIPLVLGLQDQLRQAVQNGDMETSHGICRIAVALGENHSRALLDQVEHWQSFLALVNMIMFCTGIPGHYPVNETTSSLTLTFWYTLQDDILSFEAEKQAVYQQVYRPVYFQLVDVLLHKAQFPSDEEYGFWSSDEKEQFRIYRVDISDTLMYVYEMLGAELLSNLYDKLGRLLTSSEEPYSWQHTEALLYGFQSIAETIDVNYSDVVPGLIGLIPRISISNVQLADTVMFTIGALSEWLADHPVMINSVLPLVLHALGNPELSVSSVSTLKKICRECKYDLPPYAANIVAVSQDVLMKQIHKTSQCMWLMQALGFLLSALQVEEILKNLHSLISPYIQQLEKLAEEIPNPSNKLAIVHILGLLSNLFTTLDVSHHEDDHEGPELRKLPVPQGPNPVVVVLQQVFQLIQKVLSKWLNDAQVVEAVCAIFEKSVKTLLDDFAPMVPQLCEMLGRMYSTIPQASALDLTRQLVHIFAHEPAHFPPIEALFLLVTSVTLTLFQQGSEAEARFVPV; this is translated from the exons ATGGAGCGGCGGGAGGAGCAGCCAGGGGCTACAGGGGCTGGAGCAGCACCAGCCTTGGACTTCACTGTGGAGAACGTGGAGAAG GCGCTGCACCAGCTCTACTACGATCCCAACATTGAGAACAAGAACCTGGCTCAGAAATGGCTGATGCAGGCCCAGGTCTCCCCACAGGCCTGGCACTTCAGCTGGCAGCTACTGCAGCCCGACAAGGTGCCTGAGATCCAGTACTTTGGGGCCAGTGCCCTGCACATCAAGATCTCTCGCTACTGGAGTGACATACCCACTGACCAGTATGAAAGTCTAAAGGCACAGCTCTTCACCCAGATCACCCACTTTGCTAGTGGCTCCAAGATTGTGCTGACTCGGCTCTGTGTGGCACTGGCCTCCCTGGCTCTCAGCATGATGCCTGACGCTTGGCCATGTGCCGTGGCAGATATGGTACGGCTCTTCCAGGCTGAGGACTCACCGGTGGATGGTCAGGGCCGCTGCCTGGCCCTACTCGAGCTGCTGACAGTGCTGCCGGAGGAGTTCCAGACGAGCCGTCTTCCCCAGTATCGCAAAGGCCTGGTGCGGGCCAGCCTGGCAGTGGAGTGCGGGGCTGTCTTCCCGTTGCTAGAGCAGCTGCTACAGCAGCCCAGCTCACCCAGCTGTGTGCGTCAGAAGGTGCTCAAGTGCTTTTCCAGCTGGGTGCAGCTGGAGGTGCCATTGCAGGACTGTGAGGCGCTCATTCAGGCTGCCTTTGCTGCTCTGCAGGACTCAGAGCTCTTCGACAGCAGTGTGGAGGCCATTGTCAATGCCATCTCGCAGCCTGATGCCCAGAG GTATGTGAACACACTCCTGAAACTCATCCCGCTGGTGCTGGGACTGCAAGATCAACTGCGACAGGCAGTTCAGAATGGGGACATGGAGACCTCCCATGGCATCTGTCGCATTGCTGTGGCCCTGGGCGAGAACCACTCCCG GGCCTTGCTGGATCAAGTGGAGCACTGGCAGAGTTTCCTGGCCCTTGTCAACATGATTATGTTCTGTACTGGCATCCCTGGCCACTACCCTGTCAACGAGACCACCAGTTCCCTGACCCTCACCTTCTGGTACACGCTGCAG GATGACATTCTGTCCTtcgaggcagagaagcaggctgtaTACCAGCAGGTGTACCGGCCAGTCTACTTCCAGCTAGTGGATGTGCTTCTGCACAAGGCCCAGTTCCCTTCTGACGAGGAATACGGATTCTGGTCCTCAGATGAGAAGGAACAGTTCCGGATTTACAG GGTGGACATCTCAGATACGCTCATGTATGTGTATGAGATGCTGGGGGCCGAGCTGCTCAGCAACCTCTATGACAAGCTGGGCCGTTTGCTCACCAGCTCAGAGGAGCCCTACTCCTGGCAG CACACAGAGGCCCTGCTCTATGGCTTCCAATCCATCGCAGAGACCATCGATGTCAATTATTCTGATGTGGTGCCTGGGCTCATTGGCCTCATTCCACGGATCAGCATCAGCAACGTGCAGCTGGCGGATACTGTCATGTTCACCATTG gAGCTCTGTCTGAATGGCTGGCTGACCACCCTGTCATGATCAACAGTGTTCTGCCCCTTGTACTGCATGCTCTAGGCAATCCTGAGctctctgtctcttctgtgtCCACCCTCAAGAAGATCTGCCGAGAATGCAAGTATGACCTGCCACCCTATGCTGCTAACATCGTGGCTGTCTCCCAG GATGTGTTGATGAAACAGATCCACAAG ACGAGCCAGTGCATGTGGCTGATGCaggcactgggcttcctgctgtCAGCCCTACAGGTGGAGGAGATCCTTAAGAACCTGCACTCGCTTATCTCACCCTACATCCAGCAGCTGGAGAAGCTAGCAGAGGAGATA CCTAATCCTTCCAACAAGCTGGCCATTGTCCACATCTTGGGTCTTCTCTCCAACCTCTTCACCACACTGGATGTCAGTCATCATGAGGACGATCATGAAGGCCCTGAGCTCCGGAAGCTGCCAGTGCCACAGGGACCCAACCCC GTGGTTGTGGTGTTGCAGCAGGTCTTCCAGCTTATCCAGAAGGTGCTGAGCAAATGGCTGAATGATGCCCAGGTGGTGGAG GCGGTATGCGCTATCTTTGAGAAGTCCGTTAAGACCCTGCTGGATGACTTTGCCCCCATGGTGCCACAGCTGTGTGAGATGCTGGGTCGGATGTACAGCACCatcccccaggcctctgctctTGACCTCACTCGACAG CTGGTCCACATCTTTGCTCATGAACCTGCCCACTTTCCCCCAATTGAGGCCCTCTTCCTGCTCGTCACCTCCGTCACACTCACTCTCTTCCAGCAAG
- the ARTN gene encoding artemin produces the protein MEPGCGSPSVLPHWPPPRRQPALWPTLAALALLSSVAEASLSPAPRSPAPRLGPAPAPAPPTGHLPGGRAARTCGGRARRPSPQPPRPAPLPPAPSPALARGGRAARAGGRDGRASRGSRARTAGARGCRLRSQLVPVRALGLGHSSDELVRFRFCSGSCRRARSPHDLSLASLLGAGALRPPPGSRPVSQPCCRPTRYEAVSFMDVNSTWRTVDRLSATACGCLG, from the exons ATGGAGCCCGGATGTGGAAGCCCTTCTGTGCTGCCCCACTGGCCCCCGCCTAGGCGGCAG CCGGCCCTGTGGCCAACCCTGGCTGCTCTGGCCCTGCTGAGCAGCGTCGCCGAGGCCTCCCTGAGCCCTGCGCCCCGCAGTCCCGCCCCGCGCCTCGGCCCCGCTCCGGCCCCGGCGCCCCCCACTGGCCACCTGCCCG GGGGCCGCGCGGCCCGCACGTGCGGCGGAAGAGCCCGGCGGCCGTCGCCCCAGCCGCCCCGGCCCGCGCCCCTGCCGCCCGCGCCCTCACCGGCGCTGGCCCGCGGGGGCCGCGCGGCTCGAGCCGGGGGCCGGGACGGCCGCGCGAGCCGGGGCAGCCGCGCGCGGACTGCGGGGGCGCGGGGCTGCCGCCTGCGCTCGCAGCTGGTGCCCGTGCGCGCGCTCGGCCTGGGCCACAGCTCCGACGAGCTGGTGCGTTTCCGCTTCTGCAGCGGCTCCTGCCGCCGTGCGCGCTCCCCGCACGACCTCAGCCTGGCCAGCCTGTTGGGCGCTGGGGCCCTACGGCCGCCTCCGGGCTCGCGGCCGGTCAGCCAGCCCTGCTGCCGCCCCACGCGCTACGAGGCGGTCTCCTTCATGGACGTCAACAGCACCTGGAGAACCGTGGATCGCCTGTCGGCCACTGCCTGCGGCTGCCTGGGCTGA
- the IPO13 gene encoding importin-13 isoform X2, with product MERREEQPGATGAGAAPALDFTVENVEKALHQLYYDPNIENKNLAQKWLMQAQVSPQAWHFSWQLLQPDKVPEIQYFGASALHIKISRYWSDIPTDQYESLKAQLFTQITHFASGSKIVLTRLCVALASLALSMMPDAWPCAVADMVRLFQAEDSPVDGQGRCLALLELLTVLPEEFQTSRLPQYRKGLVRASLAVECGAVFPLLEQLLQQPSSPSCVRQKVLKCFSSWVQLEVPLQDCEALIQAAFAALQDSELFDSSVEAIVNAISQPDAQRYVNTLLKLIPLVLGLQDQLRQAVQNGDMETSHGICRIAVALGENHSRALLDQVEHWQSFLALVNMIMFCTGIPGHYPVNETTSSLTLTFWYTLQDDILSFEAEKQAVYQQVYRPVYFQLVDVLLHKAQFPSDEEYGFWSSDEKEQFRIYRVDISDTLMYVYEMLGAELLSNLYDKLGRLLTSSEEPYSWQHTEALLYGFQSIAETIDVNYSDVVPGLIGLIPRISISNVQLADTVMFTIGALSEWLADHPVMINSVLPLVLHALGNPELSVSSVSTLKKICRECKYDLPPYAANIVAVSQDVLMKQIHKTSQCMWLMQALGFLLSALQVEEILKNLHSLISPYIQQLEKLAEEIPNPSNKLAIVHILGLLSNLFTTLDVSHHEDDHEGPELRKLPVPQGPNPVVVVLQQVFQLIQKVLSKWLNDAQVVEAVCAIFEKSVKTLLDDFAPMVPQLCEMLGRMYSTIPQASALDLTRQLVHIFAHEPAHFPPIEALFLLVTSVTLTLFQQGSPPTPTHMMQLLLTPQCLLLPASPTCQQSSHTDFSLPVSHLIL from the exons ATGGAGCGGCGGGAGGAGCAGCCAGGGGCTACAGGGGCTGGAGCAGCACCAGCCTTGGACTTCACTGTGGAGAACGTGGAGAAG GCGCTGCACCAGCTCTACTACGATCCCAACATTGAGAACAAGAACCTGGCTCAGAAATGGCTGATGCAGGCCCAGGTCTCCCCACAGGCCTGGCACTTCAGCTGGCAGCTACTGCAGCCCGACAAGGTGCCTGAGATCCAGTACTTTGGGGCCAGTGCCCTGCACATCAAGATCTCTCGCTACTGGAGTGACATACCCACTGACCAGTATGAAAGTCTAAAGGCACAGCTCTTCACCCAGATCACCCACTTTGCTAGTGGCTCCAAGATTGTGCTGACTCGGCTCTGTGTGGCACTGGCCTCCCTGGCTCTCAGCATGATGCCTGACGCTTGGCCATGTGCCGTGGCAGATATGGTACGGCTCTTCCAGGCTGAGGACTCACCGGTGGATGGTCAGGGCCGCTGCCTGGCCCTACTCGAGCTGCTGACAGTGCTGCCGGAGGAGTTCCAGACGAGCCGTCTTCCCCAGTATCGCAAAGGCCTGGTGCGGGCCAGCCTGGCAGTGGAGTGCGGGGCTGTCTTCCCGTTGCTAGAGCAGCTGCTACAGCAGCCCAGCTCACCCAGCTGTGTGCGTCAGAAGGTGCTCAAGTGCTTTTCCAGCTGGGTGCAGCTGGAGGTGCCATTGCAGGACTGTGAGGCGCTCATTCAGGCTGCCTTTGCTGCTCTGCAGGACTCAGAGCTCTTCGACAGCAGTGTGGAGGCCATTGTCAATGCCATCTCGCAGCCTGATGCCCAGAG GTATGTGAACACACTCCTGAAACTCATCCCGCTGGTGCTGGGACTGCAAGATCAACTGCGACAGGCAGTTCAGAATGGGGACATGGAGACCTCCCATGGCATCTGTCGCATTGCTGTGGCCCTGGGCGAGAACCACTCCCG GGCCTTGCTGGATCAAGTGGAGCACTGGCAGAGTTTCCTGGCCCTTGTCAACATGATTATGTTCTGTACTGGCATCCCTGGCCACTACCCTGTCAACGAGACCACCAGTTCCCTGACCCTCACCTTCTGGTACACGCTGCAG GATGACATTCTGTCCTtcgaggcagagaagcaggctgtaTACCAGCAGGTGTACCGGCCAGTCTACTTCCAGCTAGTGGATGTGCTTCTGCACAAGGCCCAGTTCCCTTCTGACGAGGAATACGGATTCTGGTCCTCAGATGAGAAGGAACAGTTCCGGATTTACAG GGTGGACATCTCAGATACGCTCATGTATGTGTATGAGATGCTGGGGGCCGAGCTGCTCAGCAACCTCTATGACAAGCTGGGCCGTTTGCTCACCAGCTCAGAGGAGCCCTACTCCTGGCAG CACACAGAGGCCCTGCTCTATGGCTTCCAATCCATCGCAGAGACCATCGATGTCAATTATTCTGATGTGGTGCCTGGGCTCATTGGCCTCATTCCACGGATCAGCATCAGCAACGTGCAGCTGGCGGATACTGTCATGTTCACCATTG gAGCTCTGTCTGAATGGCTGGCTGACCACCCTGTCATGATCAACAGTGTTCTGCCCCTTGTACTGCATGCTCTAGGCAATCCTGAGctctctgtctcttctgtgtCCACCCTCAAGAAGATCTGCCGAGAATGCAAGTATGACCTGCCACCCTATGCTGCTAACATCGTGGCTGTCTCCCAG GATGTGTTGATGAAACAGATCCACAAG ACGAGCCAGTGCATGTGGCTGATGCaggcactgggcttcctgctgtCAGCCCTACAGGTGGAGGAGATCCTTAAGAACCTGCACTCGCTTATCTCACCCTACATCCAGCAGCTGGAGAAGCTAGCAGAGGAGATA CCTAATCCTTCCAACAAGCTGGCCATTGTCCACATCTTGGGTCTTCTCTCCAACCTCTTCACCACACTGGATGTCAGTCATCATGAGGACGATCATGAAGGCCCTGAGCTCCGGAAGCTGCCAGTGCCACAGGGACCCAACCCC GTGGTTGTGGTGTTGCAGCAGGTCTTCCAGCTTATCCAGAAGGTGCTGAGCAAATGGCTGAATGATGCCCAGGTGGTGGAG GCGGTATGCGCTATCTTTGAGAAGTCCGTTAAGACCCTGCTGGATGACTTTGCCCCCATGGTGCCACAGCTGTGTGAGATGCTGGGTCGGATGTACAGCACCatcccccaggcctctgctctTGACCTCACTCGACAG CTGGTCCACATCTTTGCTCATGAACCTGCCCACTTTCCCCCAATTGAGGCCCTCTTCCTGCTCGTCACCTCCGTCACACTCACTCTCTTCCAGCAAG